The following are encoded together in the Brassica napus cultivar Da-Ae chromosome A9, Da-Ae, whole genome shotgun sequence genome:
- the LOC125578426 gene encoding 30S ribosomal protein 2, chloroplastic-like has protein sequence MATFLTPLVSIKPTVFSFPSQSVTSPHRQTNVLSLKPFPSPAGAQSSRVRFIPHAVETEEKPASDPNAESSRRVYIGNIPRTVDNEQLSKLVEEHGAAENVQVMYDKYSGRSRRFGFATMKSVEDANAVIDKLNGTTIEGREVKVNITEKPIASSSSPDLSLLQSEDSAFVDSPYKVYVGNLAKTVTKQMLENLFSEKGKVVSAKVSRVPGTSKSSGFGFVTFSTEEDVEAAILALNNSLLEGQKIRVNKA, from the exons ATGGCTACGTTCCTCACACCTCTTGTTTCAATCAAACCTACAGTCTTTTCATTCCCGTCCCAATCCGTCACCTCTCCACACAGACAAACCAATGTACTCTCACTCAAACCGTTTCCTTCTCCCGCGGGAGCACAGAGCTCCAGGGTGAGATTCATTCCCCACGCGGTGGAGACTGAAGAAAAACCCGCTTCAGACCCTAACGCAGAGTCCTCAAGGCGTGTCTAcatcggaaacatacccagaACTGTGGATAACGAACAGCTCTCAAAACTCGTCGAAGAACACGGCGCCGCTGAAAATGTTCAG GTGATGTATGATAAGTATTCAGGAAGAAGCCGTAGGTTTGGATTCGCTACAATGAAATCAGTTGAAGATGCCAATGCTGTGATTGACAAGTTAAATGGCACT ACCATTGAAGGGCGTGAGGTGAAGGTTAACATCACGGAGAAACCTATAGCGTCATCATCGTCTCCTGATTTGTCATTGCTTCAGTCTGAGGATTCGGCGTTTGTAGATAGTCCTTATAAAGTGTATGTAGGGAATCTGGCAAAGACTGTTACTAAACAGATGCTTGAGAATTTGTTTTCTGAGAAAGGGAAAGTAGTCAGTGCCAAGGTTTCAAGAGTGCCTGGAACTTCCAAATCCTCTGGGTTTGGGTTTGTGACATTTTCTACAGAAGAGGATGTTGAAGCTGCCATTTTGGCTCTAAACAACTCT TTGTTGGAAGGACAGAAGATTCGGGTGAATAAGGCATAG